The following nucleotide sequence is from Trifolium pratense cultivar HEN17-A07 linkage group LG2, ARS_RC_1.1, whole genome shotgun sequence.
AGTAAAACAACACCAAAATTGTTTACCCGATTCGGCTTAAAGATACCTATGTCTAAACAAGAGAATAATTTTTCGATCCCTATCAATGAATCTTTACAAGAGATGCAAAAAAGTTATAAGAGATCGTAtaattccttttctttttttaaaccaaaagattgtgtcattcttttttattttttggtcaagaagGATTATATTGTATCATTCTAATCTATCACATTTTGAATATTCCAAAATCATctttataatttcaattaattAGTTCAAGAGGTTCCTACTCTCATCTGGTGAATATAAATTCTAATCATCTCATTAAGTCAGACTAACTCTGGCCACCATCTTTACTAGATAGAGGCCAGTAATCCCTGGCACTCTTTCTTCTTTAAGATGGCTATGAACACTAACAATCATGACAGGTACACATTACTAAACATTTCTATTAAAACATGTCCTATATTATATCTATGATTTTGAGTATCTTTGTTACTATTTCAACACCATGAATCCCAATTAATAATCCAAAAATTCTCAATTGATAGAATTGCAAGCCTTTGTATGAAGTTATAAGcctttattattaatttattataatattgcACACAAAGCAAATTAGAGCATTCTACTACATAGTTTTCAACAAATCCATTTAGAAAGCCATACATAATTGGGGACATGTTATTAGTACTGTTAGAGTGAGTGTTGCTGACACTACTCTATTATGTATTATAAAATTCAGACAATAATTTCCTAATGCAAAAACTGAGCTAATGCATTCTTCACCAAGTAGTTTGCAACAATTCCATTTGTTTTCTCTGTTGGATGAAATGAGTCCCAAAATACATATCTTGAAGCATCCACACAACTGAAAAAACTAGCCCTGCTGCATGCATATCCCATCTCAAACATTCCAGTTGCACAACATGCCATTGAAGTCACTTGAAACCCTGCATCAGGcataaacttatttttaattatatgatcattgaacatgaatttttatcttaatatacaacattgcattttaaattaaactttttaacTTTTATGCAGTATGAATTTATAGAACCatctaataatatttttttcacctCATTCAATCctaatgatatatattatattacacGGATATGTGCGTTTAATAGTGACTAATCTACACCGGAGAATCTGTAGGGCATGTCAGATAGATTCTTTTATCTCCactaaattattttcatgtacAAGAGTCAGAGATCGAATTCATGACCACTGACTCAAATATCTTACCATTTGAATAATTCGTAGTTGGTATGTCattaaatgatataatatacTACTAACATATTATTGTCATACTATTAAATGATATATAGTAACATAGATGTATAAAATACTGTATAGCTGTACAGGATTCAAATACAGTTTTACACTATGTAcagttaaattttttaatgcaAAGGTATTTCATTTCTAAGCTTCACTTAAGAATAAATTATTTAgaagaattcaaattctaacCGAAATAATCATTAACTAGATGCCAGATTAACATGCCCTTCCTAGGAAGTAGAGATTGAGACAGAAAAAAGTGTTATTCCATGTATACTATGCTAATTAATTGATGGCTGCTCTTCGTCACCTGAATTGCTCATATTAGACAACACACTACTCCGGGTAAGATTTGCACTACCAGGAGATATCTCTCGGTAGATGGGAGGAAATGGGGGAATTCTGATCAATTTAAGAGGGCGAAGAGCAACCATCTAATTAATTGTTAAGCAAATCAAATATAAGTTATATGAGTAACTTACCAAATTGGCCTGGCTTTTTAACAACACGGAACAAAATATCATAAGGATTTGAAAACACCAATTTGACCCCAGGAATgtccttcttcaattttgtaGTTAATTTATTGAGTTTATCATTAAACTCCAATGCAATGTTATTATAATTGGACACACAATCATTCCCACCAGCAAAATTTGTGGTTCTCTCCAAAGGCAAGCATCCCATTGGAGGTAAACCACCTAAGGATATTTTCTTAGCACCAAGATCATAAAGTCTGTGGATGAAATTTTCAGCTATTCCAGCAAGAAAATTTTGATACTGACTAGGTGTGTATTGAGATGCTCTGCCAGGAATTGCATAGTAATTCTCTAGGAAATCATTTGTTCCTAGACTTATTACGTGTAGTGATTTGGTGATTGTGTCTTTTGCCTTTTTTTCTCCAAGGTAGGTACCTAGCTTTTTTTGATATTCTTTGTAGTACTCCAATTGCTTCCATAATGGTATAACAGActgaaaattcaaatttaaaattcattaaTAATGTTCCTTTTGTAGacacatatttttaaaaatcttatattatgattcatttgagtaaaaaaaataatatatattatgatgTAATAATGAAATATGACCGTCAAAAAATAATGACGGCCCATTGTTACTAAAGTACGGATCCAGATTATCTACGGTAAAACATTGTGTATTTACATATATATTAATAGATCTCAATGGGTCGATTCACATTACATCCTATCTGTATTGAATTAAGTAGTACTACTATTCATCTTTGATTTGAGAACATACAATCAAGAGTAATAAATGTGtcattcatatattattttagttGGTGGAATTCAAATCCCAAAAGTAGTCTTATTacttacttttttatatttcttaagGTTTTTTTCGGTCACATGAACATTAATAGATATAAGACATTACGCACGGAAGTTGGAGGTTTTTTTTATTCCGTGTAGATGAAATGATAAGTACTACTAAAATTCAGACATATAATTGTGAGGTCTTGAGTTTGAATTAGAATGAAGATGTTCAACCTAATAATATCGACATTGTCAATTGAGCTAGGTCTTAAAGACGGGATGTTGGTATTGTAAGAGATAGATTCTCTAGCTAAAGAATGTGTTTTACCATTATAGATAAAAACAAGGTAGTTGATCAATTTATGTGCATTCATATAAGTTTATAAgcattaaataaatataaaaattaccaGAACATCTGAAGTGGCATTGTCATAACCAGTAGCAGCAGAAGCAAAACTGACACCAGTAGAAAACTGTGAGATATTATAACTAGGATCCAAGTATGCTGGTATGTATGGTTTGATTCCAAATGCTTCTGATATGAAATCAGTTGCTATTCTTCCATTACTGAATCTCCCAGTTGGCTTCCCACCCATGAAATCTCGTCCATACGGCTGGAAATTGCTCCGAGCAACGGTCGATATGAAATTGTTGTTCCCTGCATCAACCGATGAATCGCCGAACACTATGATTGCCGGAACCTTAGTACTAATTACGAAGGAGAGATCAAGCCAGTGAAGCAAAAGGATGCACAAAATGTTGGTGAATAGGAGCTTCTTTGCATGTCCTCCTTTCATCATTATGTGTACTTGTAGTACTAACTCTGTAGTGTGTGACTTGAGTTGTGAACTTGTGGTGGAATAAATATTGGTTTGAAATACCAAAAATATCTAGTTGATCTGAGTGGTAAAAACTCTGGCACACTTTAAGGAAGTGGTTAGAATTTAAATTTGACTTCTGCTTTGGTATGGTTGAGCAGGCGGTTTTACCTGTTACATTTTGACACACAAATCTGACATTTAATTCACTCAAATTCAGCGTTGGTTGGAATCCACCGTGATTTTGTATAAGCTACAAAGAGTAATTTCTGAAAAATTACAGTGTATCATTGTGACATATCCACCGTAATGCCAAATATAGGCTACATATGATGTTGATGGAGTgaaaatgtgtcaaaaaaacaTCTTTAATGCACCTTATATGCTCAACAACTCTTTCATAGATCTTAGAATTTTCGATGTGCCTATGTCAACATTATCCAATATGTTTGTAAGCAGAAAACTATCCTCTGTCctcatttataaatttataaatttatgtttAGATTACACATCCTTATATTTAGAACTGTACATCTTGAGCGTGATCTGAGTGGCCCGATAGAAGTAGCTTGATAGCGTGCTTGACTCAACAAATCTTTGATCGACTTTGACACCGTTTTAGAATTTAGATTGTGTCTAGCTCAATCTTACAAAATTGAGTTATAAGGTGAGAATTGCAAGCACATATAAACTAATGTCCAAACAATAACTCatccaatgtgagactcttaataataatataaattattttttgttaaatggGGATGATATCATGGAtttataatatagtttaattcgaaatatttgtatttttttttaattttatattcagACCATATCTCATCCAATGCGTTAAATATTTTTGGCTTAACACTTTGGATTTTAGTAGAATGAACCTTGATAATCTAGCTTTCAATCGAAAGACAAATATAGTCTAACTTATTGCAGTTGATTCATCTTCTCTCGAATGATTGGTATTGGTAACTGTTGGGTCACGAGGGTACAACCAGGGGAATCATTCACATTGTATTCAGAACAACTATACGGGACACGTCAtctgaccacctttgtcaggaagactttcgatacaaggagtcGGTCGAACAACTATACAAGTGAGTTGTACACCAcattttaacccaaaacctCAATACATTATGTTTATGGGTCTTTtcacttataaaatattcaatCTCGACTTTTCTAAATAGTATGAGACTTAACCcacctcacacttgccacaacggTAACTTATTGAATTCATTGACCATTAGCTTGGTTAAATGTTTGAAACATTAATGTAACTTAGTTGTTAGGTGAATGAGTTGTTGGGGATCATAACTAAGGTTTTTTTTAGAGCCTATCTATACGGTGAGAGTAATGTGCTTTCAAAATGGAATGGGGATAGTGTAACTTTTTTCCGGGTTTGCATGTATATGTCATGAGAATGAAGGAAGAAGTTTCCATGGGAAGTGTTTGGTTGGTGAGATTTTAGCTTCAGTGATGTagcttttcaaaaaaaaattagtgtaaaGGTCAGATGAGTAGATCAATTTACTATCAATGTCACAAACAGAACGTAACTTAACAGTTCACACATAAGAGGACCACAAGGCCCAAGAATTTGTACTCATTGAATTTATTGATCAATAAATATTTCACCCATTTATTATATGAATACCTTTAGTTTAGATCTTATAATAACTTGAGTAGTTTTATGAATAATTAGGAGAAAATATTTGTCGAGTAAATATAGTCCAGTTGGTAGTTAGAAGAATGTGTAGAGGTTGAGTTTGAACTCTATATTTCTTACTTTTTTATTTGAGGTGTGTGAGTCTAATCACCAAACCACTTGATCCCAAAAATATGTGAGAATATCTAATCACAAAATAAATAGGAAATACACCTAATTTAAGTACATTATGCTCCTTTCTTCTCTTATTATAATATCCTTCAACAAAGTTAATGGGTTCAAATAGGAATTGGATCTGGTGCAGTCACTTTTCCATGCAGTCGTTTTATAGCCGTCCGATTAGATCGGACGGCTTAAACAAATGCAgtcaataaataagtttttaaatcataactgtctgatcttgatcagacggctGTAGATGGCCTGAATGCATGACTGCACCAAAAAGGTGACTGCACGGAATCCGGGTCCGTTCAAATAACATCCTGGTTTTTTATGaagtttgaaattgaaaaggtTTAGCTATTAATGCATtatgctat
It contains:
- the LOC123908662 gene encoding GDSL esterase/lipase At2g04570-like is translated as MMKGGHAKKLLFTNILCILLLHWLDLSFVISTKVPAIIVFGDSSVDAGNNNFISTVARSNFQPYGRDFMGGKPTGRFSNGRIATDFISEAFGIKPYIPAYLDPSYNISQFSTGVSFASAATGYDNATSDVLSVIPLWKQLEYYKEYQKKLGTYLGEKKAKDTITKSLHVISLGTNDFLENYYAIPGRASQYTPSQYQNFLAGIAENFIHRLYDLGAKKISLGGLPPMGCLPLERTTNFAGGNDCVSNYNNIALEFNDKLNKLTTKLKKDIPGVKLVFSNPYDILFRVVKKPGQFGFQVTSMACCATGMFEMGYACSRASFFSCVDASRYVFWDSFHPTEKTNGIVANYLVKNALAQFLH